One window of the Eucalyptus grandis isolate ANBG69807.140 chromosome 6, ASM1654582v1, whole genome shotgun sequence genome contains the following:
- the LOC104447997 gene encoding protein DETOXIFICATION 27 → MRINFGHLCSSIKSHDPPLIHLSLSLSLPCKYHSSEMGSIDNEREGMSESQPLLPESSPNGQSKDLEDSNRDLKTKVWIETKKLWQIVGPAIFSRVSAYSMNIISQAFAGHLGEVELAAFSIANTVIVGFNFGLLLGMGSALETLCGQAFGAKRYRMLGIYMQRSWIVLFCCCFLLLPVYVFAAPIMRLFGQPDDVAEMTGVAAVWMIPLHFSFAFQFPLQRFLQCQLKNAITAWTSLAALLFNVLFSWLAVYVFGFGIVGISVVLDISWWIMVFGLFGYTSCGGCPLTWSGFSTEAFSGLWEFLKLSAASGVMLCLENWYYRILILLTGYLQDATVAVDALSICMSINGWEMMIPLAFFAATGVRVANELGAGNGQRAKFATQVSVVQSTIIGIFFFVLIMVFHDKFAYIFTTTEDVLEEVDQLSLLLGVTILLNSVQPILSGVAVGSGWQAYVAYINLGCYYVVGLPLGLILGWWAGWGVKGMWGGMIFGGTAVQTVVLAIITIRSDWDNEAKKAAERVNKYSTSKPENDELEDSADGDSGSSYPRG, encoded by the exons ATGAGGATTAATTTTGGGCATTTATGCTCTTCCATAAAATCCCATGATCCGCCACtgatccatctctctctctctctctctctcccgtgcaAATATCATAGCTCAGAAATGGGAAGTATCGACAATGAGCGAGAAGGTATGAGCGAGAGCCAACCCTTGTTGCCGGAATCGTCTCCAAACGGCCAGAGCAAGGACCTAGAGGACAGCAACAGGGACCTGAAGACCAAGGTCTGGATCGAAACCAAGAAGCTATGGCAGATTGTCGGCCCTGCCATCTTCAGCCGCGTCTCCGCCTACTCCATGAACATCATCAGTCAGGCCTTCGCCGGGcacctcggcgaggtcgagctcgccgcCTTTTCCATCGCCAACACCGTCATCGTCGGCTTCAATTTCGGTCTCCTG CTCGGGATGGGGAGCGCGCTGGAGACGCTATGCGGGCAGGCCTTCGGGGCGAAGCGGTACCGCATGCTCGGCATCTACATGCAGCGGTCGTGGATCGTCCTCTTCTGCTGCTGCTTCCTGCTGCTCCCCGTCTACGTGTTCGCCGCGCCTATCATGAGGCTGTTCGGCCAGCCCGATGACGTGGCGGAGATGACGGGCGTGGCGGCGGTGTGGATGATCCCGCTCCACTTCAGCTTCGCCTTCCAGTTCCCGCTCCAGCGGTTCCTCCAGTGCCAGCTCAAGAACGCGATCACCGCGTGGACCTCGCTCGCCGCCCTCCTTTTCAACGTCCTCTTCAGCTGGCTTGCGGTCTACGTGTTCGGGTTCGGGATCGTCGGGATTTCGGTGGTGCTGGACATCTCGTGGTGGATCATGGTCTTCGGGCTGTTCGGTTACACCTCCTGCGGGGGGTGCCCGTTGACGTGGTCCGGCTTCTCGACGGAGGCGTTCTCGGGGCTCTGGGAATTCCTCAAGCTCTCGGCGGCTTCTGGGGTCATGCTCTG CTTGGAAAACTGGTACTATCGAATACTGATACTGCTCACCGGGTACTTACAAGATGCGACTGTCGCAGTAGATGCTTTGTCAATCTG CATGAGCATCAATGGTTGGGAGATGATGATCCCACTCGCTTTCTTCGCTGCAACCGG GGTTCGGGTGGCGAACGAGCTGGGCGCCGGTAACGGCCAGCGTGCCAAGTTCGCGACCCAGGTCTCCGTGGTCCAATCGACCATAATCggcatcttcttctttgttctgATCATGGTATTTCACGATAAGTTCGCATACATATTCACGACGACCGAGGACGTCCTGGAAGAGGTCGACCAGCTCTCCCTCCTCTTAGGAGTCACGATCCTCCTCAACAGTGTCCAACCGATTCTGTCAG GAGTAGCCGTGGGATCGGGATGGCAAGCGTACGTCGCTTACATAAACCTAGGATGTTATTACGTTGTCGGGCTCCCTCTCGGATTAATTTTGGGATGGTGGGCTGGTTGGGGTGTTAAG GGCATGTGGGGTGGGATGATATTTGGCGGCACGGCGGTTCAGACAGTGGTCCTAGCTATAATAACTATACGTTCAGATTGGGATAACGAG GCTAAGAAAGCTGCCGAGCGGGTGAACAAGTACTCTACCTCAAAGCCCGAAAACGATGAACTAGAGGACAGTGCTGACGGAGATAGCGGCAGCAGCTACCCTCGCGGTTAG
- the LOC104451207 gene encoding putative clathrin assembly protein At4g40080: MGQRKKLRDIVGAVKDRGSLFKASLSAKPAVSATRATVVRATTHKSAAAPAEHRVAAVLSLGLGSGITASACIWYLTARLHRTRNAFVALKCLFALHGIMIHRSPHDQNLRLYSFAFEGKNFLSLCKFNDDFDEEAKEYSSWVRWYAATLEQSLIASHALGYVLSSSSSSPCSQAKREYKRERMRAATSSDLMRELEVLASSLEQVSDVPGSLHLRKNDLVYEVVRSVCQDYRMIRCEVCSRVEELGSEERSGSLSFGHLTRLQSALERIEGCRERLASLFVNKANADGLWDLIPRTKEKVLGLMRGGDQSSTVVPGGAWLPWRDRFSFNALTTVL; the protein is encoded by the coding sequence ATGGGGCAACGGAAGAAGCTCAGGGACATCGTCGGCGCCGTGAAGGACAGAGGCTCGCTCTTCAAGGCGTCGCTCTCCGCGAAGCCCGCCGTCTCCGCCACGCGCGCCACCGTCGTCCGCGCCACCACCCACAagtccgccgccgcccccgcggAGCACCGGGTCGCCGCCGTCCTCTCCCTCGGCCTGGGGTCCGGCATCACCGCGTCCGCGTGCATCTGGTACCTGACGGCCCGCCTCCACCGCACGCGCAACGCCTTCGTCGCGCTGAAATGCCTCTTCGCGCTCCACGGCATCATGATCCACCGGAGCCCGCACGACCAGAACCTCCGCCTCTATTCCTTTGCCTTCGAGGGGAAGAATTTCCTCAGCCTGTGCAAGTTCAACGACGACTTCGACGAGGAGGCGAAGGAGTACTCGTCGTGGGTGAGATGGTACGCGGCGACGCTCGAGCAGAGCCTCATCGCTTCTCACGCTCTGGGTTacgttctttcttcttcgtcttcatcTCCTTGTTCTCAAGCGAAAAGAGAATACAAACGAGAGAGGATGCGAGCAGCGACGAGCTCGGATTTGATGCGGGAGCTCGAAGTCCTCGCGAGCTCTCTCGAGCAAGTGAGCGACGTCCCGGGGTCGCTGCATCTTCGGAAGAACGATCTGGTATACGAGGTCGTGCGATCAGTCTGTCAAGATTACCGGATGATCCGGTGCGAAGTGTGCTCGAGAGTGGAGGAGTTGGGCAGCGAGGAGAGATCGGGCAGCTTGAGTTTCGGCCATCTGACTCGGTTGCAGAGCGCTCTGGAGCGAATCGAAGGTTGCCGAGAGAGGCTGGCTTCGCTGTTCGTGAACAAGGCGAACGCCGACGGGCTGTGGGACTTGATCCCGCGAACGAAGGAGAAGGTGCTCGGTCTCATGCGAGGTGGCGACCAGAGCTCGACGGTCGTCCCCGGCGGTGCTTGGCTTCCGTGGCGGGACAGGTTTTCTTTTAATGCTTTGACGACTGTTTTGTGA
- the LOC104447996 gene encoding E3 ubiquitin-protein ligase ATL6, which yields MRDPPLHGRPRALQLLPLLLLLLSVRAASQNNPAAVGGPPTPPAPLQDGQRFNSSMAVIMVVLVSAFFVMGFFSVYVRQCAAGRNGRGDPAGSYAFGRRSLRGAARGLDPSVIDAFPTFLYSSVKGLKIGKGALECAVCLNEFQDDETLRLIPKCSHAFHPDCIDSWLSSHTTCPVCRADLALKPGEVLPPAVQLLDQDPAPDAGGSQGHVSVHVSPHHDEPRPPSEGVKPSPRRDANSTADEGGPRRSSSTGMRLARMFRFPRSHSTGHSLWLVRPGDDCERFTLRLPEDVRTRIINDARLERARSCVAFPRASSPRTAYRSGSSRRGGRDPPLINERFDREGRYAKWAFSMTPPFISKTGSARAGARQAAAAVEVGRSPLRSSSKPDKSPPFDRWFVGRDVEAGERSTDWLRQPSSQT from the coding sequence ATGAGGGATCCTCCACTTCATGGCCGCCCTCGCGCGCTCCagctcctccccctcctcctcttgcTCCTGTCCGTTCGCGCCGCTTCCCAGAACAACCCCGCGGCGGTAGGCGGACCCCCTACTCCGCCGGCCCCCCTCCAGGACGGCCAGAGGTTCAACTCCTCCATGGCCGTAATCATGGTGGTCCTGGTCAGCGCCTTCTTCGTCATGGGCTTCTTCTCCGTCTACGTCCGCCAGTGCGCCGCCGGGCGGAACGGCCGCGGCGATCCCGCGGGGTCCTACGCCTTCGGGCGGCGGTCGCTGCGGGGGGCGGCGCGCGGGCTCGACCCCTCGGTCATCGACGCCTTCCCCACGTTCCTGTACTCGTCGGTGAAGGGGCTCAAGATCGGGAAAGGGGCGCTGGAGTGCGCGGTGTGCCTGAACGAGTTCCAGGACGACGAGACGCTCCGCCTGATCCCCAAGTGCAGCCACGCGTTCCACCCGGACTGCATCGACTCCTGGCTCTCGTCGCACACCACCTGTCCCGTCTGCCGGGCCGACCTCGCGCTCAAACCCGGCGAGGTCCTCCCTCCGGCCGTGCAGCTGCTCGACCAGGACCCGGCACCCGACGCCGGCGGTTCCCAGGGTCACGTCAGCGTCCATGTCAGTCCCCACCACGATGAGCCGCGACCGCCGAGTGAAGGAGTCAAGCCATCGCCCAGGCGGGACGCGAATTCTACAGCCGATGAGGGCGGGCCGCGTCGGTCGAGCTCCACCGGGATGCGCCTCGCGAGGATGTTCCGTTTCCCGCGGTCGCACTCCACGGGCCACTCGCTGTGGCTGGTCCGACCGGGCGACGACTGCGAGCGGTTCACGCTGAGGCTGCCCGAGGACGTGCGGACCCGGATCATCAACGACGCGCGGCTGGAGAGGGCGAGGAGCTGCGTCGCGTTCCCGCGGGCGAGCAGCCCGAGGACCGCTTACCGGAGCGGGAGCAGCCGGCGCGGCGGGAGGGACCCGCCGCTGATCAACGAGCGGTTCGACCGGGAAGGCCGGTACGCCAAGTGGGCGTTCTCCATGACGCCGCCGTTCATCTCCAAAACTGGTTCGGCAAGGGCGGGGGCGAGgcaagccgccgccgccgtcgaggTGGGTAGGAGCCCGCTGAGGAGCTCTTCGAAGCCGGATAAGTCGCCGCCGTTCGACCGGTGGTTCGTGGGGAGGGACGTGGAGGCGGGCGAGCGGTCGACCGATTGGCTTCGGCAGCCGAGCAGTCAAACTTAG